The Terriglobus roseus region GGTTAGGCCGCTTGCGTGAAGTGGTTGCGCTCCCCACTGCTGCAGCGTTTGCAGGGGCGATTGCTCTGCCTCGGTAAGTGGGCGTGACGTTGTGATGGCGGTGGGGAGGACTCCTCGTTCGACCATTTCCGCTAGCCGTTGCGCTGAACTACCGGCGAGGCCGATGGTGATGGCTCGTTTCTGCCGGATTTCATTTTTTAAGGCGCGCAGGGCTTCGTCGAGGGTGGTGACGGTGAAGGTGAGGCAGCCTTCGCGGTTGGCTTCGCGGAGTTGTTGGCTGTCTTCTTCGAGGAGTAACGACGCTGCGCCTGCGGCGAGGGATGCGAGGGCTAGTTCCCTGCCGGATTCGTTGAGGCCGATGTGGAGGAGGAGTTGTCCTGCCCAGTCTTCGCGATGCAGTGAGAGTGCGGTGTAAAGGCGCAGGGTTTGGGACTGCGAGGGCATGCGGTTATGCCCTCGAGGCATTACGCGCGGCGGCGATGGCTTCCAGGTTCTTTCGCATGGTGGCGAGTCGGGCACGGCCAGCTTCAGTGCCTTCGACTTGCCGTTCGATTCCGCTCATCCATTCGGGCAGATTCATCTGCTGCCGGAAGCCAGCCAGGAATGGCTGAATCTTCGCGTATTGGAAGTACATTTCCTGGCAGGTGTTGTAGATCAGTTGAGGAGTGAGCGCGCCGCTGTCGACGAACGACGCCACCATGTCCCAGTAGCCATAGACCTGGAGTACGAAGGCACCCTGCTTTGTGCCGCTGCTGACGATGGCTACGAGTTCTTCCACCGAGGCAGGCAGGAATTCTCCGCCAATGTAAGAACGTGCTTCGCGCATGGTGGCTTCGCGTCGCAGGTCGTAGAGCTTCAGGATCAGTTCAGCTTGTCGGATGGCAATATCAACGGCGGATAGATCGCTCATCGCACTCTCTCTGAAGTGAGTATTTTTCTTTTACCAGGTGGAGTAAAGCGAACCGTCGAGCGAGGCGTTCTGCGCTCCGCTGTGGACGTCATTGATGCCGGTCTGCGTTTCGTCGACAGAGTTGTAGCTGTCGGTGCGATCGCCCATCCAGGAATCCTTGCGGTTGGTGATGGGGTCCATGGGGAGAGCTTTTAGATAGCCTGCGGTGACGAGATCGTCCAGTGTCTGCGGGGCTTTCTGCTTGTCCACCGTATAGCTGTCGATTGCCTCACGCATGACGTGCAGATCCTGCTTGAGGACAGCTTCCTTTGCGGCGCGCAGGTGGCGCGTGTACGCAGGCACCGCCATGGCGGCGAGCACGCCGATGATGACCATGACGAAGAGGAGCTCCAGCAGGGTGAAGCCTTCGTCGTTGCTATGCCCTTTGGTCATGGTTACCATTCTGAATATTTTGTCCCGTCCAGAGCGATGCCCTGACTCTTGGAATGTACGTCAAAGACGTTCTGGCCGCCCCAGCCGCTGGTGTCAGGCTCGTCCTGCATGGAGCGGAGTTGCCAGTCGGTATCACCGGTCATGGGGTCTTTCGGAATGCCCCGCAGAAACTTCACCTTCTTGGTTTGGACGTCTACGCCGTCGACCAGTGTTTCCAAATCCGGCGGATAGTTGAAGCTATCGAGCTTGGTCTGGAAGGCTCCGCGATCTGCGGCGTCCTTGTACCGATCGATGGCGGAACGCATCTGCCACAGGGCGGTGCGCAGTTCCCTTTCCTTGGTCCGCTTCACCTGCCAGCGAGTGACCGGGATGGCGGCACCCGCGAGGATGGCGAGGATGCCCACCACCACGATGAGTTCGACAAGGGTGAAACCGCCCTGACCAGAGTCCGGCCCGGATTTCGCCGTTCGCATACGCATGGCGATTCTCCCCTGTTACTTCACGTGGACCGTGGCCTGCGAACCGACCGCGGGCAGATTGACCTGCGTGCTGTTCTTCGCGCCTACCTTGCTGAGCGAAACGGTCGAGTCACCTGCGGCGTTTGCCTTGAAGGTTAGGACGCACACCGATCCCTGGCCATCCACACCGCGTACCGCAGGCGGACGCGAGATGGAGATGGTGGTGGTGCCGTTGCCTTCGTCGCGGTGAACGACGGCTACGGACTGGCCGTCACGCGAGAGGAGTTCGCCCGAATCGACGTTGACCAGCGACAGAACAGCAGGATTGAACTGCACCTGCAGCGGCACGGAGTACAGGTCCTTCGCACCGGAAGCGATGACCGCCATCTGGAAGGTGCTGCCGACTGTCTGTGTGGCCTGTCCCGGGGCGACTGCGAAGCTTACCGGTGGAGCAGAGGCTGCGGCGGCTGGCTGAGCAGCGGGTGATCCAACTGGCTGCGAATTCTGTTTCAGAGCGGCAGCTGCGGCCTGCGCTGCGGGCGTGTTCTCATTGCCGATCTGGCCGATCATGGCCGATGCGGCCTGCGCTGCTGTAATGGGAGCCGATGGCGGCAGGTTCCGCGCAGGCTGCTGCGGGAAGGCGCTGGTATTCATGCTGGCGGCGTTATCGCCTGCAAGCGCCTCAGCGACGACTTCGCGACGGAGTTCGATCGCCTGACCGGAACCTGTATCGATGGCGCGCGTGTTCAAGCGCGTGATCAGCGGTTCGCGCACGATGTGCGGGATCAGCAGGAAGACGACTTCGTCCTGCGAACGATCGCGGTTGTGCGTACTGAAGATGTTCTTGAGGATCGGAATTTCAGACAGACCGGGTGTGCCGGAGAGCGAATCCGTTTCCTGCCGCGTGAGGATGCCGGCGAGGATGCTGGGTTCGCCTTCCTTAAGCTGGATAACCTGCTCTACCGTGCGCTGACCGATGACCGGCTCTGTGACGCCGGAGATGGTGACGTCGCTGGCATGGGTGGAGATTTCCAGCTTCATCTTGAGTGAGACTTCGCGGTCCTGATGAACGGTCGGCGTGAGGTCGATGTTGACACCGATATCCATGTAGGTGAACTGCGTGTTCACCAGCGATGACACGATGGCCGTAGACGCGCCGGAGGAGTACGAACCGGTGGCGACGGGGATCTTCTGACCGATCTTCAACTGCGCGCGCTGTCCGTCAGTAGCGCGGATGCGCGGATTCTGCAGGATGCGTGTATCGCTGTCCGAAAGCAGTGCTGCCACCGTTGCGTTACCGACGCTGACGGCGAAGTTGCTGGCGGTCAGGTTTGCGAAGGTATTCAGCGTTGGAGACGTTGTTGTGGTGGTTGTGCTGCTGGACGAACTGGACGAGGACGATGAGGTGCTGTTGGCAACCTGTGGCGTGATGGTGACGCTCTGCGGCAGCGTGAGACCGAGATTACGCGAGTGATCGCGATTGACTTCAAGGACAGCCACGTCCACCAC contains the following coding sequences:
- a CDS encoding DUF4760 domain-containing protein, with the protein product MSDLSAVDIAIRQAELILKLYDLRREATMREARSYIGGEFLPASVEELVAIVSSGTKQGAFVLQVYGYWDMVASFVDSGALTPQLIYNTCQEMYFQYAKIQPFLAGFRQQMNLPEWMSGIERQVEGTEAGRARLATMRKNLEAIAAARNASRA
- a CDS encoding type II secretion system protein, whose translation is MTKGHSNDEGFTLLELLFVMVIIGVLAAMAVPAYTRHLRAAKEAVLKQDLHVMREAIDSYTVDKQKAPQTLDDLVTAGYLKALPMDPITNRKDSWMGDRTDSYNSVDETQTGINDVHSGAQNASLDGSLYSTW
- a CDS encoding type II secretion system protein yields the protein MRMRTAKSGPDSGQGGFTLVELIVVVGILAILAGAAIPVTRWQVKRTKERELRTALWQMRSAIDRYKDAADRGAFQTKLDSFNYPPDLETLVDGVDVQTKKVKFLRGIPKDPMTGDTDWQLRSMQDEPDTSGWGGQNVFDVHSKSQGIALDGTKYSEW
- a CDS encoding cohesin domain-containing protein, whose amino-acid sequence is MTIQKPGRGACTTLGRSLFHAGAAAALLISTAAFTAPPAHAQSASAWSKRGADAESREDWDAAFEAYRQAHLLKPNDLRYKTHFERARFSAAAAHVDRGRVLRQSGDIHGALTEFERALAIDGSNQSAQQEINVTERILANTPTSNLDLPASTGPAPELATLGEPLKLKPVSSDPLTLSMVEDTKVLYQAIGKAAGLNVIFDPDYTSRRIQLDLKGVSLSDGLRILGTQSGTFYKPVTSNTIFVAQNTQQKRQDLQTRAVQTFYLSNAATQADQNELLTALRNVLEQDVKIFLVPSQNAIVERGTPDQLMLTQELLNNLDRPHSEVVVDVAVLEVNRDHSRNLGLTLPQSVTITPQVANSTSSSSSSSSSSTTTTTTSPTLNTFANLTASNFAVSVGNATVAALLSDSDTRILQNPRIRATDGQRAQLKIGQKIPVATGSYSSGASTAIVSSLVNTQFTYMDIGVNIDLTPTVHQDREVSLKMKLEISTHASDVTISGVTEPVIGQRTVEQVIQLKEGEPSILAGILTRQETDSLSGTPGLSEIPILKNIFSTHNRDRSQDEVVFLLIPHIVREPLITRLNTRAIDTGSGQAIELRREVVAEALAGDNAASMNTSAFPQQPARNLPPSAPITAAQAASAMIGQIGNENTPAAQAAAAALKQNSQPVGSPAAQPAAAASAPPVSFAVAPGQATQTVGSTFQMAVIASGAKDLYSVPLQVQFNPAVLSLVNVDSGELLSRDGQSVAVVHRDEGNGTTTISISRPPAVRGVDGQGSVCVLTFKANAAGDSTVSLSKVGAKNSTQVNLPAVGSQATVHVK